One window of the Branchiostoma lanceolatum isolate klBraLanc5 chromosome 3, klBraLanc5.hap2, whole genome shotgun sequence genome contains the following:
- the LOC136429493 gene encoding sodium-dependent lysophosphatidylcholine symporter 1-like produces MAALRVEPLSTREKLCYAVGEFSGTMMYNVMSLYANIFLLEVVKILIFKAKQISTFTPLVATAVVFGSRVWDVLAYPLLIPVLNASKPNTWGKYKTWMIASTMIMIPSNILAWYVPDIGNGGRIAWYLVFHSVFLVLQTETGYLVSAGTISAITILAVSTTVFSVKEYAGSTVPGSDTSRGTLLKDIWEVCTFRPFADLVGLGMLSAFGVVLPQWSAALAVQYALRLEDQLENLLLAFLGATVVSIPISALLMTRFEKKLVFAGFSLIGISACVSLMYVPARRLDLAAIVLCLLGAGFSAPLFIPWTMLTDVADDFKIQKGKRRDMLFQTLFQCLNSTSMLFASVTSLVALEIGGYQTGACTQPDSVAFTTRLLVSFIPAGVILLSLVFLWRYQLTGERLQANKAVLEERRNQQATDNANGNTGGTAPQQSLEMKSHDLPDKRGPVQLTYFGPYGSFRFKRP; encoded by the exons ATGGCGGCCTTGCGTGTGGAGCCGCTGTCCACCCGTGAGAAGCTGTGTTACGCCGTGGGGGAGTTCTCTGGGACCATGATGTACAACGTCATGTCTCTGTACGCCAACATCTTCCTACTGGAGGTGGTCAAG ATTCTAATCTTCAAggccaagcagatctccacg TTCACTCCTCTTGTGGCGACTGCGGTAGTTTTCGGGAGCCGTGTTTGGGACGTCCTGGCGTATCCTCTCCTCATACCAGTCCTCAACGCGTCCAAGCCGAACACGTGGGGAAAGTATAAAACATG GATGATCGCATCCACCATGATCATGATCCCGTCCAACATCCTGGCGTGGTACGTCCCGGATATCGGCAATGGTGGCAGGATCGCCTGGTACCTGGTGTTCCACAGTGTGTTCCTGGTCTTACAAACG GAGACCGGTTATCTCGTGTCTGCTGGGACCATCTCCGCCATTACTATTCTTGCTGTCAGTACAACAGTCTTCAGTGTGAAAGAATACGCAG GGAGTACGGTCCCTGGTTCTGACACGTCACGAGGAACCCTGCTGAAGGACATCTGGGAAGTCTGCACCTTCCGGCCGTTCGCTGACCTGGTGGGCCTGGGGATGCTCTCCGCCTTTGGAGTAGTG TTGCCGCAATGGTCCGCGGCCCTGGCGGTCCAATATGCCCTTCGTCTTGAAGACCAACTGGAAAACCTCCTGCTGGCATTTTTG GGAGCCACGGTTGTGTCCATCCCCATCTCTGCCCTGTTGATGACACGGTTTGAGAAAAAGCTGGTCTTCGCCGGTTTCAGCTTG ATCGGGATATCAGCGTGTGTGAGCCTGATGTACGTTCCAGCGCGACGACTGGACCTAGCGGCTATCGTCTTGTGTCTGCTCGGAGCTGGCTTTTCCGCGCCGCTCTTCATCCCATG GACCATGCTGACTGATGTAGCGGACGACTTCAAAATCCAGAAAGGGAAGAGACGGGACATGCTGTTCCAGACGTTATTCCAGTGCCTGAACTCAACCTCCATGCTGTTCGCGTCTGTAACATCACTCGTAGCTTTGGA GATCGGTGGTTACCAGACCGGTGCCTGTACCCAGCCGGACTCAGTCGCCTTCACCACCCGCCTGCTGGTCTCCTTCATCCCGGCAGGGGTGATTCTCCTCAGCCTGGTCTTCCTCTGGCGGTACCAGCTTACGGGAGAGAGACTCCAGGCGAACAAGGCCGTGCTAGAAGAACGAAG GAACCAACAGGCTACGGACAACGCCAACGGCAACACCGGTGGGACGGCCCCACAGCAATCTCTGGAGATGAAGTCACATGACCTACCTGACAAACGCGGACCGGTGCAGCTGACTTACTTTGGGCCTTACGGTTCCTTCCGTTTTAAACGCCCTTAG